The Maritimibacter sp. DP1N21-5 DNA window GTGATGCTTATTGCGCCGTCGCAGCCTATGCAGGCGGCGCCGAAAAATCGACCTACACCGCGGCCGTTGCCGTGATACGGTCGGAGAACCCCGACCTCTTGCGACTGTCCTGCATTCACGAGGAGCTTGCCCAGGGCCTTGGCCTTGCCAATGACAGCCCGGATGCGCGCCCGTCGATCTTCAATGACGACGATGAGTTCGCGCTGCTGACAGGTCATGATGAGCTGCTGCTGGGTATGCTCTACGACGACCGTCTGCGCCCTGGCATGGGGCTGGTCGAAGCGCAACCTATCGTCGCCGACCTGGCGCGGGAGAAGCTGGGCGAAGACATCGCAGAACTGCAGGCCAGCGCTCAACAATAGCACATTGCCGTGAGGCCACCTGTCTGACCACAAGCCCGTACATATGTGCGCTTCATCACATGAAACGCACAAGGTCGGCCCCATCATGCTCTCCACGCTCACAGCCTTTCCCCTGCGCATTGTCCTGATCGCGGGCCTGATCGGCGAGCTTGCTTTCGAAGCCTATGCTTGGCTCATGTCCCCCCTGATCTTCGGCGTCGTGCTCGAACCCAGCAACCTGATCGCGGCACTCGCCAGGATCTACCTCGATGCATCGCTCGGCTACGGGGCAGCCTTTGCGGTGCACTTCGCCATCGGTGTCGTGGGGTTCGGCAGCGCCGTCTGGCTGATCCACCGCCTCAGCGGCCTGCGCCCGGAACTGGCGGGGGCACTGACCGGCCTTGCGCTCTGGTTCGTGGCGCAAGGCGGCCTCGCCCAATTGGTCGGGCGCGACTTCATGATGGGGTTCGGTGCATACACACAGTCGTCCTTTGTCGGCCATGTCGGCATGGCAACGATCATGGGGGCCGTCATCGCGCGACTGCAAGCGCGCCACCGCGCAGAACGAACTGCGTAAACGGCTGCCACACGCACGTGCCGTCAAAACCCTTCGCACTTGCTGCCATGGCATCCTATATTGGCTGCAACTGAATACAAAGGGCACCGCAATGAGCATTTTCGATTTCCTCTCCGGCCAGTTCATCGACGTCATCCACTGGGTCGACGACAGCCGGGACACGATGGTCTGGCGGTTCGAACGCGAGGGGCACGAGATCAAATACGGTGCCAAGCTGACGGTGCGCGAGGGGCAAGCTGCCGTCTTCGTGCACGAAGGCCAACTGGCCGACGTCTTCACCCCCGGTCTCTACATGCTCGAGACCAACAACATGCCCATCATGACGACGCTGCAGCACTGGGATCACGGCTTCAAAAGCCCGTTCAAATCCGAGGTCTATTTCGTCAACACCACCCGCTTCAACGACCTGAAATGGGGCACCAAGAACCCGATCATCTGCCGCGATCCGGAATTCGGCCCCGTGCGCCTGCGCGCCTTCGGCACTTACTCGGTCAAGGTGGCGGACCCTGCGCGGTTCCTGGTCGAGATCGTCGGCACCGACGGCGAATTCACGATGGACGAGATCAGCTTCCAGATCCGCAACATCATCGTGCAGGAGATGTCCCGCAGCCTTGCCAAGTCCGGCATCCCGGTCATGGACATGGCCGCCAACACGCGCGAACTGGGCCAACTTGTGGCCAAGGAAATCAGCGCCCAAATCACCGAATACGGGCTCACCCTGCCCGAGCTCTACATCGAAAACATCTCGCTGCCGCCGGCGGTCGAGGAGGTGATGGACAAGCGGTCCTCCATGGGCGTGATCGGAAATCTCAACGAATACATGCAGTTCCAGGCGGCAGAAGCGCTTGGCCGTGAGGGCAGCGGCGCATCTGACGCGATGCAGGCCGGGCTGGGCGCGGCGATGGGCCTGCAAATGGGTCAGCAGGCTGCATCCCCCGGCCCCTGGGGCGCGCAACCTGCACGCGGCGGCGCCACACCGCCGCCCCCGCCTGTCGAACATGTCTGGCACGTGGCAGAAAACGGCGAGACGAAGGGCCCGTTCTCCAAGGCACAGCTGGGTCGCATGGCGCAAGCGGGCGAGCTGTCTCGCGAAAGCTATGTCTGGACAGCAGGCCAGGACGGCTGGATGAAGGCAGAGGACGTGACTGAATTGGCCCAGCTTTTCACCATCCTGCCGCCACCACCGCCGCCCGGGGTGTAACAGACACCTGTAGCGCCCGCCTTTGGCACGAACCATGGAAGCGTAGTGTCGCCTTTGCGGCGGCACCATCAATCACGCCGCCTGCGCTCCGTATTCGCTAAAGCTTCACTCCACAGCTCACATCGCCTGCCTTATGCGGATCAATCGCAAGCTGATATTCTGGAATTTTTTCACCTTTGCACCAATAGAATTCCCGAGTGGTTTCACCCTGCATCAGAAACTCCCGCGCCAAGCCCTGGGCATGGAATTCCCGCATGGTCCCATCTTCAACGATGTAATCTCCGTTCTTCTTCTTGGTCGTGGGCTTAGTATTGAGAAGATCATCAACATATGGAATTCTTTTTACCAAGTTTGCCATGGTCTTTTTGAGAATGGTCACATTCATACCGTTGTGCCAATCGTAGTCATCGAACACTTTGTACGTAAATTTCATATCGTATCGCACCTGGTTTCCGTCCGGGGTAACCAAAACCTCCCCCATGCCCCAACATTGATATCCGTGCATTGCGAAATACCAGTTCGGACACTCTTCTTTGCGCACTGCAGCAGACTCCGGCCGGGCTGACGCAAAGCTGTGACGTCCAAACGGCAGCGTCTCCACATAAGCCTTGGCCTGACCAACCTCTTCAGTAAATCTTTTGTGCGCAGCAGGTGAAGACGCAATGATGTTTTCTACATTCAGATCCAAGTCTCTTCCTGAAGCTGTGAAGTAGTGTTCAAGATGCCGGCGCGTGTCTTTCCCAACCAATCCACTCAAAGTGTTCAGGAAAAGAAAGCTGGTCATCTTTTCCTTTAGCGCGATCATATCAGCTGTTTCAGGTTTCGAATTGAATTTACCAAAAATACGACTTCTCTCACCCTTGAGATAGCTGTCAACGACCACTTTTGGATCACAATTTCCGGGCATATAATGCGTGCTTGATTTGGCTTGAGTTGGCATATTACCTCAACGAATTAAAATGAATGTCTACCGCCATAGATTATGTCGATCAGATAATCACAGTAAATGACACAGCCCAGACGGGACGGGAGGTTTGCCGACCGATACGGCAAAATACGGCAAATGTCCGCTGATGTATGGCGGTCTTTTCAGTTTGCTGTTGCGGCTTCCAACAGCAGCATATCCAGCGGCGGTTACTAAATTTCGAAGCCCAGCGCTCCAGCGGCTAGGAGTGGTTGGAAGACATCAATCAGACGGAGGTGGCGAACCCTTTGCAAAGGCCGCCACGCTACCGGTATTCGGCGAAGGACCAAGAAGCCGCCTGCGCATGGCAAAGAAACCCGACAACGCGCATGGGCTCTTGCAAAGACAGCACGTGGAACTCTCAGGGCCATAGGCATACCAAACCCTCTGCCTCGCTAGAGCCCCCCCGCACCCCATCTTGTCGGCTTTCCAGCTGAATGGAAACTCGCGTTGTTCACAAAGTGAAAGCCCACCTTCTTACACCATTCGATATAGCCAACATCTGTCCAGACCAGTACGCTCGACGATACTGACACAGGAACAGCCATGCGCCGCAAAGTCACCATTGCCCTCCACTGGACGAATTTCGTCCTCCTGATCCTTCTGGTGGCAGGCGGGCCGATCCCCGCCATCGCTTGGGCCTTTGTGCTGACAGGCGTCGGCATGTGCGCCATCGCCATCGTCCAGGGCCTGATGAACGGCCCCGGCCCCAAGCTCGAAGGCGCGTTGCGCACCGTACACCCATGGCTCAGCCGCGGCATGTACGCCGCGCTTGGCCTCGTGGCGGCACTCACTGCATGGTATATGCTCGGTGGACGCTGGGGTGGCCCCGCCCTCGTCGATCTGTACTTTTACCTGATCGCGGCCTCATCGCTGCACGCCATCTTCCACCTCTGGCGACACACCGCGCTCGGCGACGGCGCCTTGCGCCGGATCACGCCAAAGGCCATGCATTCGCTTCTATGACCGACTCTTCCGACCCAACCGCTGCGGCCACCACAGCCGATCACCGCTTTCCCTGCGACAATTGCGGCGCCGACTTCCGCTTTGATCCAAGCGCGGGCCTGCTGGTCTGCGACCATTGCGGCAACACGGCCCCCATGGACACGGACGCCCCGCGCACCATCGCCCCCATCGCCGAACTGGACTACCGCGCGGCCCTCACCGCCGACCTGCCAGCGGCGGAGATCGAGGAGACCCGCGTCTCCACCTGTCCCAACTGCGCGGCACAGGTCGAATTTGACGCCGACCTCCACGCCACCGAATGCCCGTTCTGCGCCACGCCGGTCGTCACCGACACCGGCGCCCACCGGCATATCAAGCCGCGCGGCGTCCTGCCCTTCGCGCTGACAGAGGCAGAGGCACGGGATGCCATGACCACCTGGCTCGGCAATCTCTGGTTCGCCCCCGGCGGCTTGCAGGACTACGCGCGCAAGGGCCGCGCGATGCAAGGCATCTACGTCCCCTACTGGACCTTCGACGCCGACACCCGCAGCAGCTATTCCGGCGAACGCGGCACCGTCTACTACGAAACCCGAACGGTGATGCGCGACGGTAAGCGCCAACAGGTGCGCGTGGCCAAAGTGCGCTGGCGCCCTGCACACGGCAAGGTCGCCCGCTTCTTCGACGACGTGCTGGTGCTGGCGTCAAAGTCCCTGCCCAAACGCTTCACCGACGCGCTGGAACCCTGGGATCTGAGCGCGCTGGAACCCTACGCGCCCGAATTCCTCGCCGGTTTCCGGGCCGAAGGTTATGCAGTCGAGCTGGAGGAAGGGTTCGAAGAAGCCCGCGCCAAGATGGACCGCGTCATCGCCCGCGACGTCAAGTTCGACATCGGAGGCGACCGCCAGCGCATCCACGCCATCGACACCAAGCTGGGGGCCATCACATTCAAACACGTGCTACTGCCTGTCTGGCTCGCCGCCTACAAGTACCGGGGCGAAACCTACCGCTTTGTCGTCAACGGGCGCACGGGCCGGGTGCAGGGTGAACGCCCCTGGTCCAAGATCAAGATCGCCATCGCCGCGGTGCTGGGCCTGATCGTCGCCGCAGGCATCGGTTTCGTGATCGCTACACAGCAATGACCCACTTCAACGCCTTGGACGCCGTCCTCTCAGCCCGCTTCTCCTGCCGCGCCTTCCGACCCGCCCCGGTGCCCCGCGCCGATGTCGAACGCATCATCGCCACCGCACAAAAGGTGCCGAGT harbors:
- a CDS encoding SPFH domain-containing protein, which codes for MSIFDFLSGQFIDVIHWVDDSRDTMVWRFEREGHEIKYGAKLTVREGQAAVFVHEGQLADVFTPGLYMLETNNMPIMTTLQHWDHGFKSPFKSEVYFVNTTRFNDLKWGTKNPIICRDPEFGPVRLRAFGTYSVKVADPARFLVEIVGTDGEFTMDEISFQIRNIIVQEMSRSLAKSGIPVMDMAANTRELGQLVAKEISAQITEYGLTLPELYIENISLPPAVEEVMDKRSSMGVIGNLNEYMQFQAAEALGREGSGASDAMQAGLGAAMGLQMGQQAASPGPWGAQPARGGATPPPPPVEHVWHVAENGETKGPFSKAQLGRMAQAGELSRESYVWTAGQDGWMKAEDVTELAQLFTILPPPPPPGV
- a CDS encoding TFIIB-type zinc finger domain-containing protein, producing the protein MTDSSDPTAAATTADHRFPCDNCGADFRFDPSAGLLVCDHCGNTAPMDTDAPRTIAPIAELDYRAALTADLPAAEIEETRVSTCPNCAAQVEFDADLHATECPFCATPVVTDTGAHRHIKPRGVLPFALTEAEARDAMTTWLGNLWFAPGGLQDYARKGRAMQGIYVPYWTFDADTRSSYSGERGTVYYETRTVMRDGKRQQVRVAKVRWRPAHGKVARFFDDVLVLASKSLPKRFTDALEPWDLSALEPYAPEFLAGFRAEGYAVELEEGFEEARAKMDRVIARDVKFDIGGDRQRIHAIDTKLGAITFKHVLLPVWLAAYKYRGETYRFVVNGRTGRVQGERPWSKIKIAIAAVLGLIVAAGIGFVIATQQ